The proteins below are encoded in one region of Actinomycetota bacterium:
- a CDS encoding DedA family protein — protein sequence NLFGSYVAYYIGKLGGRPFLEKYGKYVFLRKEELDKVERWFNHRGELTVFVTRLLPGIRTFISLPAGMAKMNLTKFSIYTILGVIPWCFILTYLGYIFGENWKIILDYYHKFEYIFFAIIILIIVAFLVFMFIKKRKQYLK from the coding sequence AAATTTATTTGGTTCTTATGTTGCATACTATATTGGGAAATTGGGGGGAAGGCCGTTTTTAGAGAAGTATGGTAAATATGTTTTTTTAAGAAAAGAAGAACTTGATAAGGTTGAAAGATGGTTTAATCATCGTGGTGAATTAACAGTTTTTGTAACTCGACTTTTACCAGGAATTAGAACATTTATATCCCTTCCTGCAGGAATGGCTAAGATGAACTTAACGAAATTTTCAATATATACAATTTTAGGAGTGATACCCTGGTGCTTTATATTGACATATCTTGGTTATATATTTGGGGAGAACTGGAAGATAATTTTAGATTATTATCACAAGTTTGAATATATTTTCTTTGCTATAATAATTTTAATAATAGTAGCCTTTTTAGTTTTTATGTTTATTAAAAAAAGAAAACAATATTTAAAATAA